In Zingiber officinale cultivar Zhangliang chromosome 3B, Zo_v1.1, whole genome shotgun sequence, a single window of DNA contains:
- the LOC122056407 gene encoding BEL1-like homeodomain protein 9: MTSSTADRFGGGDAGAGDDQQLLLHHQHPQMYYHLPQHSRREKLRFPAAAAEESPASTSLLLLHEPSAAAAPIYAGGNSLAAFHSASTSPSYYSHSNYGSVAQFDGHGALPVSPPPQQGPRHQIPTQGFSLSLSSSPSARPRSHLAGRPAPLGPFTGYAAVLNRSRFLEPTRRLLEEVCHVGPSQASADGRGCSSRGVFLPELLLDADPPPREPAVLVDDRGMAEDLAGSGAEQQWKKTTLISMLDEVCRRYKQYYRQVQDVITSFESVAGLSSAAPYASIALKIMSKHFRCLKNIISDQLCQVNTGSKADAREDGSSFGLLNNGFLQRAANTTDHALAAQPHIWRPQRGLPERAVSVLRAWLFEHFLHPYPTDVDKHNLAKQTGLTRNQVSNWFINARVRLWKPMVEEIHSLEMQQQKNKTSETSHQPPLPSSKPTPFASSHQFQAAGTQSSSRLSSAETINFSYAGIGSPARGNVVSLTLGLQNNNGVRFAGESMPVSVASRFGLEECNDPYLVGAFGGQERQFGKDRLLHDFVG; this comes from the exons ATGACTTCTTCCACGGCGGATCGGTTCGGCGGAGGAGACGCAGGAGCAGGGGATGATCAGCAGTTGCTGCTGCATCACCAACACCCGCAGATGTACTATCACTTACCGCAGCACAGCCGGAGAGAGAAGCTCCGGTTCCCTGCGGCTGCTGCGGAGGAGTCTCCCGCATCGACCTCTCTTCTCCTCCTGCACGAGCCCAGCGCCGCGGCGGCGCCGATCTACGCGGGAGGGAATTCCCTTGCCGCCTTCCACTCCGCCTCCACCTCGCCCTCCTACTACTCCCACAGTAACTACGGCAGCGTCGCGCAATTCGACGGCCACGGCGCGCTCCCGGTGTCGCCGCCGCCTCAGCAGGGGCCGCGACACCAGATCCCCACCCAGGgattctccctctccctctcgtcaTCCCCCTCCGCGCGCCCGCGAAGCCACCTCGCGGGCCGGCCCGCCCCGCTCGGCCCCTTCACCGGCTACGCCGCCGTCCTCAACCGCTCCCGGTTCCTCGAGCCAACCAGGAGGCTGCTCGAGGAGGTGTGCCACGTCGGACCCAGCCAAGCGTCCGCCGACGGCAGAGGCTGCAGTAGCCGCGGCGTCTTCCTGCCGGAGTTGCTCCTGGACGCGGATCCACCCCCTAGGGAGCCAGCTGTCTTGGTGGACGACCGTGGCATGGCAGAGGACCTCGCCGGCTCCGGCGCGGAGCAGCAGTGGAAGAAGACCACCCTCATCTCAATGCTCGACGAG GTCTGCCGAAGATATAAACAATATTATCGGCAAGTGCAAGATGTTATCACGTCTTTTGAGTCAGTCGCGGGGTTGAGCTCAGCTGCTCCATATGCCTCGATCGCCCTCAAAATTATGTCCAAGCACTTCAGGTGCCTGAAGAACATCATCTCCGACCAACTTTGTCAGGTGAACACGGGCAGCAAAGCCGACGCAAGGGAAGACGGTTCAAGCTTTGGTCTACTAAACAATGGATTTCTCCAAAGAGCAGCCAATACCACTGATCATGCCTTGGCAGCTCAACCACACATATGGCGACCTCAGAGGGGTCTACCTGAACGAGCTGTGTCTGTCCTCCGGGCTTGGCTCTTCGAGCATTTCTTGCATCC GTATCCCACTGATGTGGACAAGCATAACTTGGCTAAACAAACTGGTCTCACAAGAAACCAG GTTTCCAACTGGTTTATCAATGCGAGAGTTCGGCTGTGGAAGCCAATGGTCGAGGAAATCCACTCCCTCGAGATGCAGCAGCAGAAGAACAAGACAAGCGAGACCAGTCACCAGCCACCACTTCCATCTTCCAAGCCAACCCCTTTTGCCAGTTCCCATCAGTTTCAGGCCGCAGGCACGCAGAGCAGTAGTCGGTTATCGTCGGCTGAGACCATCAACTTCTCCTATGCTGGCATTGGTTCACCGGCTCGAGGAAATGTTGTATCGCTCACCCTTGGCCTGCAAAACAACAATGGGGTGCGCTTTGCCGGTGAATCAATGCCGGTGAGTGTGGCGAGCCGGTTCGGGCTGGAGGAATGCAATGACCCGTACTTGGTGGGAGCTTTCGGAGGCCAAGAGAGGCAGTTTGGGAAGGATCGCTTGCTCCATGACTTTGTTGGCTGA
- the LOC122056408 gene encoding protein NRT1/ PTR FAMILY 5.6-like — translation MEPTINSLEKPQDEGAWVCDSSVDHKGRLPLRSSTGGWKASLFIIAIEFSERLSYFGLASNLILYLTKVLHEDMKTAAKNVNYWNGVTAMMPLVGGFIADAALGRFFTVISSSIIYITGLTLLTLSQLVPRLKPCNATACGSRSMGLHEVVFFLGIYLISLGTGGHKPSLESFGADQFDDNYAEERKQKMSYFNWWNFAVSSGLIFGVTVVPYAHDAVGWWLVDVLLAGILCFSLVVFVAGKSFYRYRPPEGSPFTPMVQVMVAAVAKRGLPLPSDAGELYEAPKAEHSSDRLLCHTNKLRFLDKAAIIEHRDDAAAFVIERSNTWRLATVTQVEELKLIIGMVPIWLSALPFGIVMSQASTFFIKQASIMDRNLGDFEIPAASVYALGAIGMLVTVTLYDKILEPAMRRVTGRERGVSMLKRIGVGMAISSVAMAAAAVVERRRLTASAPVSVFWLVPQYTVMGLGDGFALVGLQEYFYEQVPDGMRSLGIGFYLSVFGAGSFLSSLLITAVDRTTPWIARDLNGSRLDLFYWLVAALNAVNICGFVCLARSYSYKRVLQRKVAVADSPEDDV, via the exons ATGGAACCAACAATAAATAGCTTGGAGAAGCCACAAGATGAGGGGGCATGGGTGTGTGATTCCTCTGTCGATCATAAAGGAAGACTTCCTCTCAGATCTTCCACTGGAGGTTGGAAGGCATCCTTGTTCATCATAG CAATTGAGTTCAGTGAAAGGCTGAGCTACTTCGGGCTGGCCTCCAACCTCATTTTGTATCTCACCAAGGTGTTGCATGAGGATATGAAAACGGCAGCCAAGAACGTCAATTACTGGAACGGGGTCACCGCCATGATGCCCCTTGTCGGCGGCTTCATCGCCGACGCCGCTCTCGGGAGGTTCTTCACCGTCATTAGTTCCTCTATCATCTACATCACG GGACTCACTTTGTTGACCCTATCGCAATTAGTCCCTCGCTTGAAACCATGCAACGCAACCGCCTGCGGCAGCAGATCGATGGGCCTCCACGAGGTCGTTTTCTTCTTGGGCATCTACTTGATCTCCCTCGGTACCGGCGGCCACAAACCTTCGTTAGAGAGCTTCGGCGCCGACCAATTCGACGACAACTACGCGGAGGAGCGCAAGCAGAAGATGTCCTACTTCAACTGGTGGAACTTCGCCGTCAGCAGTGGCCTTATTTTCGGCGTCACCGTCGTTCCCTACGCCCATGACGCCGTCGGATGGTGGCTGGTCGATGTCCTGCTCGCGGGCATCCTGTGCTTCAGCCTTGTTGTCTTCGTAGCCGGCAAATCTTTTTACCGGTACCGGCCGCCGGAGGGAAGTCCGTTCACGCCGATGGTGCAGGTTATGGTGGCGGCAGTGGCCAAACGAGGACTTCCTCTGCCGTCGGACGCTGGAGAACTTTACGAGGCTCCTAAAGCAGAGCACTCTAGTGACAGGCTCCTCTGCCACACTAACAAGCTACG ATTTCTCGACAAGGCCGCCATAATCGAGCATAGAGACGACGCTGCCGCCTTCGTCATCGAGAGATCAAACACATGGCGGCTGGCAACGGTAACTCAAGTCGAGGAGCTGAAGCTAATAATTGGCATGGTGCCGATATGGCTCTCGGCGCTACCCTTTGGCATAGTCATGTCGCAAGCCTCCACCTTCTTCATCAAACAAGCAAGCATCATGGACCGGAACCTTGGAGACTTCGAAATCCCCGCGGCCTCCGTCTACGCCCTCGGGGCCATCGGAATGCTCGTCACGGTGACGCTGTACGACAAAATCCTGGAGCCGGCGATGCGGAGAGTCACGGGGCGTGAGCGGGGCGTGAGCATGCTGAAGAGGATCGGGGTGGGCATGGCGATCTCGTCGGTGGCGATGGCGGCGGCCGCGGTGGTAGAGCGGAGGCGGCTGACGGCGAGCGCGCCAGTGAGCGTGTTCTGGCTGGTGCCGCAGTACACGGTGATGGGGTTGGGCGACGGGTTCGCGCTGGTGGGGCTGCAGGAGTATTTCTACGAGCAGGTGCCGGACGGGATGCGGAGTTTGGGGATCGGGTTCTACTTGAGCGTCTTCGGGGCGGGCAGCTTCCTCAGCAGCCTCCTCATCACGGCGGTGGACCGGACCACGCCCTGGATCGCCAGGGACTTGAACGGCAGCCGACTGGATTTGTTCTACTGGTTGGTGGCGGCTCTAAACGCCGTCAATATCTGCGGCTTTGTGTGCCTGGCGAGAAGCTACTCTTACAAGAGAGTACTCCAGAGGAAGGTGGCAGTCGCTGATTCCCCTGAAGACGATGTCTGA